A genomic window from Solanum stenotomum isolate F172 chromosome 10, ASM1918654v1, whole genome shotgun sequence includes:
- the LOC125842869 gene encoding uncharacterized protein LOC125842869: MDVIGPIEPAISNDHRFILVAIDYFTKWVEAAFYKAVTKKVVADFVRSNWICRFGVPESIIIDDGVNLNSYLMKEICEQFKIAHRNSTAYRPQMNGAVEAANKNIKRILRKMIDNYKCWHENLPYALLGYRTTIRTSTGATPYLLVYGIEAVIPAEVEIPSLRIIQEAGLSDAEWVCDRYEQLALIDEKRMSAVCHGQLYQ, encoded by the coding sequence ATGGATGTTATTGGACCGATTGAGCCTGCCATCTCTAATGACCATAGGTTCATTTTGGTCGCCATTGATTACTTCACAAAATGGGTCGAAGCTGCTTTCTACAAAGCTGTGACAAAGAAAGTTGTGGCCGATTTTGTTCGCAGCAATTGGATATGTCGTTTTGGAGTTCCAGAGTCTATCATCATAGACGATGGAGTAAATCTGAATAGCTATTTGATGaaagagatatgtgaacaatttaAAATTGCCCACCGCAATTCAACTGCATATCGCCCTCAGATGAATGGAGCTGTGGAAGCTGCTAATAAGAACATCAAGAGGATACTGAGAAAGATGATTGACAACTACAAATGTTGGCATGAAAATTTGCCTTATGCTTTGCTAGGGTACCGCACCACAATCCGAACCTCAACTGGAGCAACTCCTTACCTATTGGTATACGGAATAGAAGCAGTAATACCAGCTGAAGTTGAGATACCATCTTTAAGGATTATTCAGGAAGCTGGATTGAGCGATGCCGAATGGGTTTGTGATCGATATGAGCAATTAgcattgattgatgagaaaagAATGAGTGCCGTTTGTCATGGCCAGTTATATCAATAG